In Mustela lutreola isolate mMusLut2 chromosome 16, mMusLut2.pri, whole genome shotgun sequence, the genomic window ACTTGGGAAGAAGGTGGAGTCTTGTCCAAAAACCAGCTCCATAGTTTCAGCCTGGTCCAAAGAGTTGAAAAGGAACTCAAGGCCAGTAATCATTAAAGAGGAGTGCGGTAATCTGTAACACTCCGTGCTTGCCTCTTCGTAGCCACAGACATTACTGAGGTGCTGGAGATTGTGTATTGGTGCCCCAGGAGAGAGGTTGTGCAAGAGGGTTCCGATCCAAGTCTTTCTAGGAAACAAGGCACCAACGATCTTTAGATACACAAAGAGGTTTGGTTTATCAATCAGTGGGGCTAAAGGTGCGTGCTAAAATTTAAAGACTGCTAAGCTGGGCAAAGGGGCACTGGCTTGggttctgtaatttaaaaaaagatcctcTAGATTTATTGTGTTGCTacaaatggaaggatttccttcttttgtgaGGTTGATTGTACACCAAGAATAAATTAGATGGTGGAATTCTATCAGTAATATAGCTGATATCAGACTTTAactttttatattataaagaGTTGCCTGCTTGGTGTGGCAAACTGTTTTTTGATAAACAtttgctctttcctttttcttgggaCTATGCTTACCCCTTCTGAAATTCTAAATCCCTACCCCTTCTTAAGTCACAGCAGCATGAAGCGTCAATTCCCTGTCTTTGAGCCTCGTATCTTTGAGGTTCCCctaattaagaaattattattatttttcttttgtgaatctGTCTTACATCAGTTTAATTATTAGACTGGCCAAAGACTTGAGAACAGATGAAGAGGGATGGATTCCTTTCCCAACATTCATTCTGTTGTTGAAAACTGACATTCATGCTTCAGACCCAAAATATAATGTGAAGACAGAGTTGGGGATAAAAAGAAACAGCAGCTTTTTTGCTTTGCTCAGCAGACAAGGCTGCAGCAGGTCAGGGCCTTCAAAACTGCAAGCCCAcccagaggaaggggctgggggggggcGTTGTAGGGCAATACAGGATCTAGCCGGTTTCAACAGGAATTGTGTTTGTGCTTCCAGCCTTATTCACTAAGTTTTCAGAGTGGTCCTGGATTccagggggggcaggggggaagaagacgaaaaaagggggaggggaagcttgCTGAAATGAAAAAGGATACTTAGTTTAATATCAAGCCTTGCTGACATTTTAATGCAgctattttggtttttgttcagcAGGATGCTTTTAAGTGGTTTCCCTTTGAGTCGCCAGAATAGCTGTATTAAGACCACTTCATATTTTACAGGGAGGAATCACTCAATATTTTCTagaagggctaaaatcaaggaAAAGGGTAACACCACATTTCTGAAATACTGAGAAATGCGAATTCTTTTCTATTGCTGATGGGAGTATAAAAAcgacattcactttgagaaactGTTTGGCAGAtacttaggaaaataaatatttgcctaTTTAAGAAGAGCCTTGTACCATCCCAAAATTTGTGTTTTTGCCATAAGGATTATGttatactgttttttttgtttgtttgtttttgttctttttattttttgagagagaatgtgtgactGAGCTGGGGGTTacgggggaggagagaagagggagagaatcttaagcaggctccttgctccgcagagcctgacctcatgaccctgagatcatgacctgagccgaaatcaagtctgACTctcatccaactgagccacccaggcgccactaggctgttattttaaagaaacagcaGACAAAGGAAAAGCTCTGAAACCCAGTATGTTGACTTTTGTAAGAGATATTTGCATTTATAAGGGAAAGCTCCATTTGTAAGGGTGTCTCCCTGTGCTGAGCAGAAAGACAGAGAATGTATAAATCTCCAGAAACTGGCCAGTGGAAAAGGCATGGATTTAAATCTGGATAACAATTCTAGCCTTGGTTGCTGTCCTTTGCCTGGTCACCTCCCCCAAATGCTTCCCAATAGGATCACGTGTGGAGTTTCAAAACCGATCATTGCCGGTGCCCTCCTCCTCAGATTCTGCCTATTGGTGTGGGTGGAAAAGACAATGCTGTTATAATTAAGGACTGCAGGTGATCCACAGTGAGGCCAGGATTAAGCACGAGGGCTCCCCATTAATTTATGAGACTTGAGTAGAGTTTCTGGCTCACGGAGAGGTAACGGGGTCTCTGTTGCAGGAGTCTGGGAGGCTCAGGTCTGTGCAGCATGCAGTTCCTATGCTGAAGCTGAATTTGTGGGCATTGGTGGGAGGGGGGGCCCCCtgaaagcagagaaggaaaagtcAGGGATTGGTCTTCAAGTAGGAGCTCATAGTTTCTGAAAGGCTCTGACACAAAGGACTGGGAATTTGGGCCTTTTCTGCATTTCAAAGTCCTGCTGTCAGGCCGAGCAGTTTAGAGGTGCTGACGCACTGTTGGTGGCTTTAAAGGCATTTTCTCCTGATGCAGCTGTGATTTCTCCACGAATCTCTTCTGACAAAGAAATCTAGAGGACAacatgaaagaagaagaaatggccCGTTCTCAGGTAAGCCTTGCGTCCCAAGTCAGATGGCGCATCACTCTTTATCCCAAAATCCCGTTCATTTAGAAATTGCGAATATTGATTCCTCTAGTCACGTTGTTTCTGCTTTATGTGTTCccctaattttaaaacattttcaaaaatgacTCAAGGTTAAGTCTTTAGAAGACTTCCCCCCCTATATTCCAGAGCCTTCTCTCCCTTGTCTCCAACCTGTCTTTCAATGGTCTATCAACAATTGTCCCTTTGAATTAAAGTTCTGCAAATGCCATCAATAGTCCCTTGGTGACAGACCCGCAGAGGACAGCACCGAGTCCCAGATTCCTGCTGCTGATCGGCTCCGGCCTTGGATATCAGTCAAGGAAAACATTTCTTGTTAGGTTCCATCTGGATTCTTTCTGAGCCCTGTGTAGACCAGGAGTAAGGAATTGCATGAACAAACACAATGGATTTGAAACCCAGAATAACTCAAgaagttttagaaaaaaagaggaggattGTTCTCTAGAATGTGAAAAAGATACTCTATTTAAAGTTGCTAGATATTACAGGACATGGAAACTATGTGTgattgaacttcatataaatgcaCTGTATTCTCATAATAGTTTATATTCTGATTTACCGTTTGGGGACAAAAGAACACACCATTAATAATAGATCCTTGAGGATGCCTAAAGCACTGATCTGTTACCTTCTTTTACTTGGGTTGGTGCTTTCTGACAGATTTCTCCCCTATGAAGTTTGAATTTTCCCCATTATCACTCTTAAGGATCTTAGACGGATTTGCTGAGGGATATGCAGAAACCTTCACAGTTAAAGTGGAAACTTTTCCTTCTGAGTTTCTCTTGCTTCTAGTTTCTGTTGAGAACCGAGGTAGAAGGAATGTAGGTAAACTGAAATTCAACTTGCAGACCGTTGATAAATACTTGAGACTGGCAAGAGTATGACATTGCATCAGGAATTCCCAACTGCCTTAATGTTAATGCTCTGCTAGAGGCTAAAAGCTACCAGCTTGACAATAGCCAGACCTCCAGAATCCTGTAAgtcctctttaacatatgaaaatccctgcagaaacttcctttatttctaccTCCAACATAAAACTGTATTACTAATGGCTTCTCACAAGAACAGTGTAGGTCTTTCTgccctggggtcctgtccctgtgctttaataaaaacaattttctggcaccaaaaatgtctcaagaatacttttttttttacctttagcTCGCAGGCCCCTTCAGGTCTGTTTCCACTGGACAACAAAGGCTTTCACCTTCGTGTAGCAGAGATCATGATTTCTGGGATGGGAAGTTCTAAGTCAGACCTCCATCTTGTAGGTTTTATTTTACTCCACACATAGTTCACAGAGTGACCCTCTAtttacttctttgtattttctttttttaaaaaagatttatttatttatttgacagacagagatcacaagtaggcagagaggcagacagagaaggaggaggaagcaggctcctactgagcagagagcccgatgtggggctggatcccaggaccctgggatcatgacctgagccgaaagcagaggctttaacccactgagccacccaggcaccccaacttctttgtattttcaagcaaaacaaaacaagaatcacTTAATTAACGTGTCTGAATGTCTTAAAATCCTGAAGTATAATAGAGTCACAGATAGAAACTACAGCAGATGAGCCTGTGACACAAAGGAAACTTGGTTTGCAGCCAAtcaggagatcacagggaataacttCAGAGACTCCCAGAGCAGGGGGGGGGGTCCTTTTACTTGGGGTTCAGATGGAAACTCAGCAAGAGGGGCTTTATCATCTTACATAGAGTTGGGCATATGGTCACACATGCTTGTGATGACAATACTTGTATACATACTTTGTATGTTATGAAAATGATGTCTTTGCTTCTCCTTCAGTGGAGATTTTCATACTATAATGAGGTGAAGTAATTGTTGGCCACTCCATGGGTTACTCCTTGCTCCATCTACATAGGTATGAGTCAGGGGTTCAAATCAAACTAGGCAGGCCCAAGTGCTTCCTCAGGGCAGTCAAAACTTTTTGTTGGATAGTTTCTGTTTCCAACACAGGAGGCTCTGCCCATGGGGTCTTTCGACTGAAGTAAAAGATAAGGTGGGAAGAGAAGGTTAAGTAAAATGTAGGATAAAATTGGTGGGTACAAGCAGGTGGGCCCTGAAGGTCAGGTCTTGGGGTCTAGCTGGTGACATTAACTCCCTCTTTCAACTTAGGTACCATTGTGAACTCTGTCAATGGCCCCTTGGTGACTGTGGTATTTCTTACAGGGACTGCTGACATTCAGGGATGTGGCCATAGAATTCTCTCAGGAGGAGTGGGGACGCCTGACCCACACTCAGCGGGAACTGTACAGGGATGTGATGTTGGAGAACTACGGACACCTCCTCTTCCTGGGTGAGAAGATTTCCCAAACCAAGGGGGTTTTTCCCTCCTTTGAAGATTGTCTATTAG contains:
- the LOC131817376 gene encoding KRAB domain-containing protein 5-like isoform X2, which produces MKEEEMARSQGLLTFRDVAIEFSQEEWGRLTHTQRELYRDVMLENYGHLLFLGLVVWKPDLVIFLEQEKQLWDVKRKESVAFHPGMWE